From Oceanicaulis alexandrii DSM 11625, one genomic window encodes:
- the murA gene encoding UDP-N-acetylglucosamine 1-carboxyvinyltransferase, with translation MDSISIRGGSRLSGDIEISGAKNSALKLMAACLLTDEPLELSRMPRLADTRFLGHLLAHLGVTVEERAGARLFMHADALGEPFAPYDLVRKMRASFNVLGPLIARVGHAKVSLPGGCAIGARPVDLHLQALEALGAEIELSEGYVNAKAPSGGLTGARIVFPMVSVGATEHAMLAAVLAKGETVLENCAREPEIADLAGCLNAMGAKVSGAGTATITIEGVPKLHGADWAVVPDRIETGTYAMAAAAVAGGDVLLKDAIFDHNGALWDLLRKAGVDVQAEEGGVRVRRNGALKAVDMQTAPFPGFPTDLQAQFMALMSLAEGASVIRETIFENRFMHAPELSRLGARIDVRGNEAVVRGPCALKGAPVMATDLRASVSLVIAGLAAEGETVVNRIYHLDRGFERLEDKLSACGAQIRRVAETAEN, from the coding sequence ATGGACAGCATTTCTATTCGCGGCGGATCGCGCCTTTCCGGTGACATCGAGATCTCAGGCGCGAAAAACTCCGCGCTCAAGCTGATGGCCGCCTGTTTGTTGACGGACGAGCCGCTGGAGCTGTCGCGCATGCCGCGGCTCGCCGACACGCGCTTTCTGGGGCATTTGCTGGCGCATCTCGGCGTCACGGTGGAGGAGCGCGCCGGAGCGAGGCTGTTCATGCACGCCGATGCTTTGGGCGAGCCCTTCGCGCCCTACGACCTGGTGCGCAAGATGCGGGCGAGCTTCAACGTGCTCGGTCCTCTGATCGCCCGGGTCGGCCACGCCAAGGTCTCGCTGCCGGGCGGTTGCGCCATCGGCGCGCGCCCTGTGGATCTGCATTTGCAGGCGCTGGAGGCGCTGGGGGCCGAGATCGAGCTGTCTGAAGGCTATGTGAACGCCAAGGCGCCGTCAGGCGGGCTGACCGGTGCGCGGATCGTCTTTCCCATGGTGTCCGTGGGCGCCACCGAGCACGCCATGCTGGCGGCGGTGCTGGCGAAGGGCGAAACGGTGCTTGAAAATTGCGCCCGTGAGCCGGAAATCGCCGATCTCGCCGGTTGCCTGAACGCCATGGGCGCGAAGGTGAGCGGCGCGGGAACCGCCACCATCACCATTGAGGGCGTGCCTAAGCTTCATGGGGCGGACTGGGCCGTGGTTCCAGACCGGATCGAGACCGGAACCTACGCCATGGCCGCCGCTGCGGTGGCGGGCGGCGACGTTCTGCTCAAGGATGCGATCTTTGATCATAATGGCGCGCTTTGGGATTTGCTGCGCAAGGCCGGGGTCGATGTTCAGGCGGAAGAGGGCGGTGTCCGTGTCCGGCGCAATGGAGCGCTGAAGGCGGTCGATATGCAAACGGCGCCATTTCCGGGCTTCCCGACAGATCTTCAGGCGCAATTCATGGCGCTGATGAGCCTGGCCGAGGGCGCCTCGGTGATCCGCGAAACCATTTTTGAGAACCGTTTCATGCATGCGCCGGAGTTGTCGCGTCTGGGCGCCCGGATCGATGTGCGCGGCAATGAGGCAGTGGTGCGCGGCCCGTGCGCGCTGAAAGGCGCGCCGGTGATGGCGACCGATCTGCGCGCATCTGTCAGCCTTGTCATCGCCGGTCTTGCTGCGGAAGGTGAGACTGTGGTCAACCGAATCTACCATCTGGACCGGGGGTTTGAGCGCCTGGAGGACAAGTTGTCCGCCTGTGGCGCGCAGATTCGCCGCGTTGCTGAAACTGCGGAGAACTGA
- a CDS encoding DUF2948 family protein → MTGYTPMRLLAQSTDDLAVLSAALQDAVGLLGDFQYEPKARQFTLALNRFRWEGPSKGHGERVRAALQVGSVLKAQAKRLNQANEDGVISLLTLAFEPDEAPGGVLSFTFSGGGELRLEVECIDMALADVSEPWRAAARPSHPDEDEA, encoded by the coding sequence ATGACCGGCTACACGCCGATGCGCCTGTTGGCGCAATCCACTGACGATCTCGCCGTGCTCTCCGCCGCGTTGCAGGACGCTGTGGGGCTGCTGGGCGATTTTCAGTACGAGCCGAAAGCGCGCCAGTTCACGCTGGCGCTCAACCGGTTCCGCTGGGAAGGTCCGAGCAAGGGGCATGGCGAGCGCGTGCGCGCGGCGCTGCAGGTTGGCTCGGTGCTCAAGGCGCAGGCCAAACGCCTCAATCAGGCCAATGAAGATGGGGTGATCAGCCTCCTGACGCTGGCGTTTGAGCCTGATGAAGCGCCGGGCGGGGTGCTCAGCTTCACCTTTTCCGGTGGCGGCGAGCTGCGTCTTGAGGTGGAATGCATTGATATGGCTCTGGCGGATGTGTCCGAGCCCTGGCGGGCGGCGGCGCGGCCGAGCCATCCAGACGAAGACGAGGCATGA
- a CDS encoding UPF0262 family protein: MTDQRLVAVELDQLTIGKADEAVEHERRVAIADLLDSNTFHPADSEAGPYALRLAIEDQRLVFDIKRENGDAVRMFVFSLGPLRRIIKDYFLMCESYYAAVRDAPLGQIEAIDMGRRGVHNEGSELLRERLAGKIEVDFDTARRLFTLICALHRRGA, translated from the coding sequence ATGACCGATCAGCGCCTGGTCGCGGTCGAGCTTGACCAACTGACCATCGGCAAGGCCGATGAGGCCGTGGAGCATGAGCGCCGCGTGGCCATTGCTGATCTATTGGACTCCAACACATTTCATCCCGCCGATTCCGAGGCGGGCCCCTATGCGCTGCGTCTCGCCATCGAGGATCAGCGTCTGGTTTTCGACATCAAGCGCGAAAACGGCGACGCCGTTCGCATGTTCGTGTTTTCGTTGGGGCCGCTGCGCCGCATCATCAAGGATTATTTCCTGATGTGTGAAAGCTATTACGCGGCTGTGCGCGACGCGCCCTTGGGCCAGATCGAGGCGATCGATATGGGGCGGCGCGGGGTGCACAACGAAGGCTCCGAGCTGCTTCGTGAGCGCTTGGCAGGCAAGATCGAGGTGGATTTCGATACGGCGCGGCGTCTGTTCACCCTCATTTGCGCCTTGCACCGGCGAGGCGCCTGA
- a CDS encoding arsenate reductase/protein-tyrosine-phosphatase family protein, with translation MAVPSVVFVCGRNAVRSPMAEGFWKARFGADCLARSCGVEPAAWPDGFMINVMGESGVDLSNFECRDLADTADDPVELVVCLAEDADPAASAFADARGADYQLWAIPDPAAAEGRHEARLDAYRAARDDIKARISAFNPD, from the coding sequence ATGGCGGTCCCCTCCGTCGTTTTTGTGTGCGGCCGCAATGCGGTGCGCTCTCCCATGGCTGAAGGCTTCTGGAAAGCGCGTTTCGGAGCCGACTGCCTGGCGCGATCCTGCGGCGTGGAGCCGGCCGCCTGGCCGGACGGCTTCATGATCAACGTCATGGGGGAGAGCGGGGTCGATCTGTCAAACTTTGAATGTCGCGATCTGGCCGACACTGCGGACGACCCGGTCGAGCTTGTGGTGTGTCTGGCCGAGGACGCCGATCCCGCCGCAAGCGCCTTCGCAGACGCGCGCGGGGCGGACTATCAGCTCTGGGCGATTCCCGACCCCGCGGCGGCTGAAGGCCGTCATGAAGCGCGTCTGGACGCCTATCGCGCTGCGCGGGACGACATAAAAGCGCGTATTTCGGCGTTTAATCCGGACTAG
- the infA gene encoding translation initiation factor IF-1, with product MAKEELLEFPGEVVELLPNATFKVKLENDHEIIAHTAGKMRKNRIRVLAGDKVLVEMTPYDLTKGRITYRFK from the coding sequence ATGGCGAAGGAAGAACTGCTGGAGTTTCCAGGCGAAGTCGTGGAACTGCTGCCCAATGCGACCTTCAAGGTCAAACTGGAAAATGATCACGAAATCATCGCTCATACGGCGGGCAAGATGCGCAAGAATCGCATCCGCGTGCTGGCTGGCGACAAGGTTCTGGTCGAGATGACGCCTTACGACCTGACCAAAGGGCGCATCACTTATCGCTTCAAATAA
- a CDS encoding Maf family protein: protein MTPVSVRAPFVLASASPRRRDLLVGIGAPPDQIAPTDIDETERPGELPRDLALRLAVEKLAAAEHPGAFVLASDTVVSVGRRILPKSEDRETAEACLRLLSGRNHRVYTGVAVRAPDGREISRVVETRLAFKRLSEDELTAYLDSGEWDGKAGGYGIQGRAGAYISKLIGSYTGVMGLPVYEARQMLVGLGYVF from the coding sequence GTGACGCCCGTTTCCGTGCGCGCGCCGTTTGTGCTGGCGAGCGCCTCTCCGCGTCGACGTGATCTGCTGGTCGGGATCGGTGCGCCGCCCGATCAGATCGCGCCCACCGATATCGACGAGACCGAACGACCTGGCGAGCTGCCGCGCGATCTGGCGCTGCGGCTGGCGGTCGAGAAACTCGCGGCCGCCGAGCATCCAGGCGCCTTTGTCCTGGCGAGCGACACGGTCGTGTCCGTCGGCCGCCGCATCCTGCCCAAATCGGAAGACCGGGAAACCGCCGAGGCGTGTCTGCGGCTTTTGAGCGGTCGCAATCACCGGGTCTATACCGGCGTCGCCGTGCGCGCGCCGGACGGTCGCGAGATCAGCCGCGTGGTCGAAACCCGGCTGGCCTTCAAACGGCTCAGCGAAGATGAACTCACCGCTTATCTCGATAGCGGGGAGTGGGATGGAAAAGCGGGCGGATACGGCATTCAGGGCCGCGCCGGCGCCTATATCAGCAAGCTGATCGGCTCTTACACCGGGGTGATGGGACTTCCGGTCTATGAGGCGCGGCAGATGCTGGTCGGATTGGGATATGTGTTTTGA